A region of uncultured Fibrobacter sp. DNA encodes the following proteins:
- a CDS encoding Rpn family recombination-promoting nuclease/putative transposase — MAKRKPLKDCIVKPGEKSPFANLLVDLAFKKAFDPDKPSSRENLVNLLNDLLEPQLKRPIKNVWTRNVAKNLSGSRESRTAIFDLHCEDDMGNLIEIEVQIRRQDHFLKRLAFYASEIIANQAEPGDEWDYDIKPTYVIALTQHTMFGDDRIVHRATVTDLDTGEQFLDTFNFTAIELSKVPFFIEPGSSSLRKWLFFLRFLDKLKELPAELDEKKFEQLTESSKVSKFSKEEFEAYQKVYHEKWDHNVMVKGVFEEFADEINAKVAESVSEKTREIARKMKSKNMPVEQIAELTGFSVEEISNL, encoded by the coding sequence ATGGCCAAGCGCAAGCCGCTTAAGGACTGTATCGTGAAGCCGGGCGAAAAGAGCCCGTTTGCAAATTTGCTGGTGGATTTGGCTTTCAAGAAGGCTTTTGACCCGGACAAACCTTCAAGCCGTGAAAACCTAGTGAACCTGCTGAATGACCTGTTGGAACCGCAGCTCAAGCGGCCCATCAAGAACGTGTGGACTCGCAACGTGGCGAAAAACCTGAGCGGGAGCAGGGAATCCCGCACGGCGATTTTTGACTTGCATTGCGAAGACGACATGGGCAACCTCATTGAGATAGAGGTGCAAATTCGCAGGCAAGACCACTTCCTGAAAAGGCTAGCTTTCTACGCCAGCGAGATAATCGCGAATCAGGCAGAACCTGGCGACGAATGGGATTACGACATCAAGCCGACATACGTCATCGCACTTACTCAACACACGATGTTTGGTGATGATCGGATTGTCCATCGTGCTACGGTTACCGACCTGGATACGGGTGAACAGTTTCTGGACACATTCAATTTCACTGCCATCGAACTTTCGAAGGTTCCCTTCTTCATTGAGCCTGGCTCTTCTAGTCTTCGCAAGTGGCTTTTCTTTTTGCGTTTCTTAGATAAGCTCAAGGAACTGCCTGCCGAACTGGACGAGAAAAAATTCGAACAGTTGACGGAAAGTTCAAAAGTGTCTAAATTCAGTAAAGAAGAATTCGAGGCTTACCAGAAAGTGTATCACGAAAAATGGGACCATAACGTCATGGTGAAGGGCGTATTCGAGGAATTCGCGGATGAGATCAACGCGAAGGTTGCCGAGAGCGTTTCTGAAAAAACTCGCGAAATTGCCCGGAAGATGAAATCCAAGAATATGCCGGTTGAACAGATTGCTGAGTTGACCGGCTTCTCCGTGGAAGAAATCAGTAATCTTTAA